tccccacatgttttaagatgaccaccatcattcttgtccccaagaactctaaggcttcattcCACAAttactaccgccctgtagcactcacttctgtaatcatgaagtgctttgagaggctggttatggcacacattaactccaccatCCCTCACCCACCTacataagaggaatacctatgtgagaatgctgttcattgactacagctcagcattcaacaccattgtcccctccaagctcgtcaccaagcttaggactctgggtctgaacacctccctctgcaagtggatcctggacttcctgacgggccgaccccaggtggtgagggtaggcaacatcacctccaccacgctgaccctcaacacagggcccccacaggggtgtgtgcttagtcccctcctgtactccctgttcactcacgactgcatggccatgcacgactccaacaccatcatcaagtttgctgacgatacgacggtggtaggcctgatcacaggcgatgatgagtcagcctatagggaggaggtcagtgacctggcagtgtggtgccagagcaacaacctctccctcaacgtcagtaagaccaaggagctgatcgtggaccacAGGAAACGGGGGGGGGGCGAGgaagcccccatccacatcgacggggctgcagtggagcaggtcaagagtttcaagttcctcagtgtccaaatcactaaagacttaaaatggtccaaacacatgtgcactgttgtgaagaaggtgcaacagcgcttCTTCttcctcaggaggttgaaaaagggccctcaaatcctcaacaagttctacagctgtaccattgagagcatcttgactggctgcattattgcttggtatggcaacagcaccgccctcgatcgcatggtgctacagagggtggtgtagacagcccagtacatcactggtgccgagctccctgccatccaggacatctatatcaggcggtgtggaaggaaggcccggaaaattgttaaagactccaaccacccaagccatagactattctctctgcttccgcatggcaaagcggtaccggtgcatcaagtctgacatcaaaaggctcttgaacagcttctatccccaatcaataagactgataaaaatcgaacaaaatagctacacagactatctgagttaacctagcatctttattgaccttttatttttgcactgtctctatgcacactcacagggcaaTACACACTTGCATACACATTCACTCCAtctgctcactcacacataatatgcacatatatTTATACTGACTATACACActcccactcacatacaagctgctgctactctgtttatcttatatcctgttgcctagtccccttacccctatacatatctacctccatcacgccagtatccctgcacattgtaaatatggtattgcaactgaccctgtatatagtatgcttacttacttatcgtgttcttcatatttcttcttatttctcgtgtgttttttctagtattacattgttattgattattgcattgttgggttttgagtttgtgAGAAAGGCTTTTCATTGTACTTGTTCATGTGACATTAAAAACCCTAGCATGACCAATCTGATCTGGGCCATGTTCCAAATACTTATAAATTGcatccttcctctcttcctttgtCCCTTTCTATGTTCTGTCATTAAGTTTGATTAGATATTTGACATGTGCATGCGTCCATACAGGTGAGGGTCCGATCCTGACAGTGTACAGCCTCCAATCTCAGCCCAAAGCCTTCACCTCACTGAGCGTGCTCCTCAACTACCGCATCCATGGGATTCGTCCCAAACCACAGACAGGAAATAGACGGACCAGTGACCCAGAGGATGATGTGGTAGTGTTTGGGGGGAAGGCTGTGCGCCTGCTGAGGCTGAGTGCTGGAGGGCAGAGGCTGGAGCTGCTGGGCCCCCTCATGGAGCTGCAGGACTGGGCCCTGGATGTCCGCTGGGTCTCTGGAGAGAAAGGGCTACTCGGCGTGGCTCTGGCCCACAATGCTGCTCTGTTGCTGGACCCTGTTGAGGGCCGCGTCCTGGCCCTCTGCTCTTGCCAGGAGGGGTGTTTGCTGTACACCGCCCTGCTTCTGGGTGGGACCTGGGAGGACTCTGTCCTGGTGGGGGGGACCGTGTTCAACCAGCTGGTGCTCTGGAGGCCAGGAGTGGCACAGCCAGACGGGAAGGCCCCAGTGGAGAGGCGTCTGCCAGGTCACAGTGGTGTTATCTTTAGCCTCTGTTACCGCCgggagactggctggctggcatcCGCCTCGGACGACCGCAGTGTGAGGGTCTGGGGGGTGGGGGACCTGGGGGGTGCTGGAGGGGGGTGTGGAGACCCCAGCCCGACGTGTCTGCGGGTGCTGTATGGACACCAAGCCAGGGTTTTCTCCGTCAAGCTGTCCCCTGGACGGGTGTACAGCGCTGGGGAGGACGGGGCCTGTCTGCTGTGGGActggggaggtggggggagggtgGCTCGGACACTGAAAGGCCACCGGTCCGGGGGGGTGAGGGCACTGGCGGTCAGTGAAGGAGGGGAGGGCCGGGGCAGGTGGGTGGCCACCGGAGGGGCAGATGGAGGGATCCGCCTGTGGCGGgtggggggtgaggaggagaagggggaggctgAGCAAGGGGAAGCGGAGAGCCTGGTGGACCTGGGCTTCCAGGGCCGAGGCGTGCCGAAAGTGGTTGGTGTGGTGGGGGACGGGCACTGGATCCAGGGCAGGGTGGTGGTGAACACAGACCATGGGGAGGTCTACCTCTATGAGGGGGGGCAGTGGGGTCTCCTATGGGAGGGGGGTCCTGAGTTCCAGTCCTACTGTGTAATGGTGGTGCTAAAGGTGAGGGGTTGGGGGGCAGCTGCGTCCAGGGAGGGGCTGTGTGCTGTAGGCAGCCTCAGTGGAGGAGTGCAGGTCTTCCCCCTGTCTCAGCCTGGCGCGGGGGTGTTGCTGAGGGCAGGGCCAGGGAAAGTCCACAGTGTGCTGTGGGTGAAGGGccaggcagaggggcagaggcAAGGGGGGTACCTGCTGGCATCCGGAGCAGAGGGGCTGGTCCATCGTTGGCAGGTGGAGGTAGAGATGAGAGACACTGGACTGGCTCTCAGGGTggaacctctctctcctctccttctgcctCCCTGTGCCAAACGCTGGCTCACTGCTGTAGTTTACCTCAACCGCCCACAGGGGGCACTGTGGGTATGTGGAGACAGGAGAGGGTCACTGCTGCTGTTTGAAGAGAGTGAACACCAtcaagagaagaagaggggagatggagaagaGCACGAGGATGAAGAGATAGGAAGAGAGGCACATAATGGGATGGTTGGAAGCAATGATGAAAAGGGGGATGTGATAgtcagagaggggggtgaggagagagaggccaGCAGGGCAGGGCTGACCCTCCAGCCTGTGAGCTCTCTGTTTGGGGTGCACGGGAAGCAGGGGGTGACGTGGGTGTGTGAGCACCGGGGGCTGCTGTACAGTGCGGGGAGAGATGGCTGTGTGAGGGTCCTCCGTGTCGGACCAGAGGGACTGGAGGTTTTGAGGGTCCAGCGGGCCTGCAAGGGGATGGAGTGGCTGGAGAGAGTTCTGCTTCTGGATCCCCAGGGCTCAGAAGAGGACCAGAGGGTCCAGGAACCAGAAGGGACTGGGAGTGGGAAAGAGGCCCGCTTTGTGATCGTGGGCTTCCACTCGGTTCACTTTGTGGTGTGGGACCCTGTGAGGCAGGAGAGGCTGCTGTCAGTGCCCTGTGGAGGAGGCCATCGGTCCTGGTGCTACTGCCCCCACCAGGATGGCCTCTCTACGGGCCAGGGGGCACTGGTGTTCATCAAGCAGGGGGTGGTCCTGGCCTCTGAACCCTCTGGTGAGGCACCCAGCCGGGCAGGGAGCCTGGGCCTGAGACAGGGGCTGCACGGCAGGGGAGTGGGCTGTGTGTGTCGcttgggggtggtgggggaggcTGGAGAGGGCCACTGGGAGGTGCTggtgacaggaggagaggacaccAGCTTGACCGTCCTGGCGGTCCGACCGCAGACGGGCGCAGTCAGAGTGCTGTCGGTCATCACCGACCACATCTCGAATGTTCGGACTCTGACATCAGTCAAACGTTTGGATGGAAGGACTGACAGAGGGACAGATGAACAGACAGCAACACAGTCCCTCTCTGCACTGCTGGTATCTGCAGGTGGGCGGGCACAGATGCAGTGCTACCGGCTGCTGATTGGAGAAAATGGACAGTTAGGCTTGCCCTCCTGTCAGGTGATACAGGTGGCCAGCCACCGATTGGACGATCAGTGGGAGAGAATGCGGAACCGACACAAGACTGTGAAAATGGACGCAGAAACCAGGTGAGTGTTTGAACTTGTACTTTATATAAATGCTTTCTTTCATTCCAAGATATCCTCTTACTTTCTACCagaacacaccaacacacagatACTGTCTTGCAGCTGCTCTCACAAGCACAATCTGTTGTTTTACTCTGCTGTTTGTGTTTGCAGGTACATGTCCATTGCCGTGGTGGATGATGGGACAGAGTCAGTCCTCCTGGCATTGGCCTGCAGTGATGGAGCTGTGAGGTAAGCGTGTACTacacaatcattattttaccAGTCAAATTCATGTGGTACACACAAAAGATTATGACCTAGTGTTTTTATTGGACCCCTTTCCTAAAatatgtctgtgtctctctctctctctctctctctctctctgtctctctgtctctttctctttctctctccgtgtttctctctcctttctctctctctcaggctcttCTCAGTCAGTGAGGTGAGGGGGAAGTTTGAGCTCCTGTGGGAGAGTTTCCACCACCAGAGATGTGTACTCAGCATCGCCACCTGCAGCCTGGAGGATGGACAGGGCAATCGGTGAGGCACTGGGGGGGCTGACGGCTCATGTCAGGTGGCAAAGCCAACACATCCTCATTGCAATTCATGCAATTTATGCAATTCATGCAATTCATGTTCTGAATAACCAACAATTTCCTGCATCATCATTTTGACCTCATCATAATAACATCTGCCTAACATTctctcacctgtctgtctccctcagaTGTGTGTTCCTCTTCAGCGCAGCCACAGATGGAAGGATAGCAGTGTGGGATATGAGCACCATGGCCAACTCAGAAGACAAGCCCCATACTGTGGCCCTAGCCCCAACCAGCCCCTGTCTAACAGTCCCCGCCCACCAGAGTGGAGTCAACACCCTGGCCGTATGGGAGGAGGGCCTGGGGGCGGGACATACAGACGGAGCCCGGATAACATTGGCTAGTGGAGGAGATGACGGACAGCTGTCAGTGGCACTCATCAGGGTGCAGTACCTGGGGGAGGAGGTAGAGGGCAGCAGAGTGTATCTACAGCTCCAGTCTCAGTGGTCAGTGGCTTTAGCCCACGCTGCCCCTCTGACCGCCCTGAGGATGCTGAGCCCAGGCCTGTTAGTGTCCACATCCCCTGACCAGAGGGTGTGTCTGTGGAAGCTGGCCAGTACCGGACTCAGCCAACAAGGAGCGCTCATCTCCCATGTGGCAGATGCAGCAGGGCTGGAGGTGTGGATTGGGGCTGATGCTGGGGTTGGGTCTGTGTGTGGGGACAGGGGCTGGGTAGTTGTCTGTGGACAGGGGTTACAGCTGCTGAAGGTGACAGacatggaggatggagggaacaGAGAAGATAAAACTAAAAGAAAGAgatgtgtgggagggagggaggaagacaagATAACATGACCTGTTGTGAACAGGACCCAGTGCTTTCAGACCCATGAACTAGATTAGATTATTTTAATATCTGAAATTTGCATGGATTACATCTAAATGACCCAAAGATCCCAAACACCTTAATTTTATAATGTACATTTGGATTTTTAAATAAACTTTATTTAAATCAAGATATTTATCTCTAATTATTTATAGATGTATGACTGCTTGAGGTGTACTGCTTCTGCTTGTGTGGTAATAATACTATGGGTCCAATTgactgtgtgattgtgtgtgggaGGGGGTAATGCAAGTACTCCACCATTGTAATGTGAAATGGAGGTCTGGATGGGGGTCAGTGCACAGGTTTACAGGGAGGCAGGACTGCAGCAGATGAACATGAATATTTTAGTCACGTCTCCAATTGCTTTTCATTCACCACCCATCAGAGTGCCAACTTCACTgatgagatacagagagagagaatcagaaaaAGGGGAAGGAAATGGACAGCAGAGGTGAatgaggagagagtgggagagagggggggaggggaagagagagcaggagagagggagggagagagagaaaggggaagagagagagggagggtgagagagagggagagtagttGTTGAAGAGccagatggaggagggaggtgaTGCCTTCTGACCAATGACATATACAAACAAATGTATATGTGAATACTCTATGGGAAATATCTGGATTGGTGTTGTTTCAGAAAAGACCTGGATTTCAACTGTAGTATGCTGAAATCACATGGAGAAAGATATGTGAAGCGTGAGAGAAGACTCATGGAAGGGATCTATTGATGTGTGGAGGGAGTCGGTGCTGAAGGGTGAAGCAACTTCACTGTAAGCTCAGTTGAACAGAAGGCATTGTCTGCTGAAAGGctaaagagagaaaggaagagtttgtgtgtgtagtggtgtgagGGATGCCTCGGCGTAGCCGGACCCAGGACAATGAGGCTGAGGTGACCCCCCGAGGGAGGAGGAAAGAACCCCAAGTTGAGGAGCTCTGCACACCCACCAAAGAGGTACAGTACTACAAACTGGTGACATTCTTGACCAAGTTGTTGTGTGTTATCATGGAGATAAACTGAACTCTCTGCTCTGTCATCACAGGCCACAGGATCTATGATGTCACGGGATCGGTTGCCTATGATTGGCTCCTCTGGAAGTAAACCTACAGGTGCAGTGAACTAACTATCAGGCCTTTTCCCAATTAGATTTGCTCCTGTGTCCTCTCTGGTCTCCTTTTTGAAAAATGTCAAAGATCATCGAGGAAAGGCGGCAAGGAGAGAGAAAATGCGCTTGTATGAAATTAGATTCTCCTCCAATCGCGCGTCATCAGGCAAATGACGTTTACAGGGtggaatcccaaaataaatgtgtaaagtgataaAAACTAATTTAGctagttgtgcaagacattttatagataaaggGGGAAGTAGAATatcgttttttaaatatttacatGCTTTTCTCCTCCGAGAAAACAATAGCTGATTCAAAAGgggtgtggcagatttcaaaactcttccGTGAAGGAATCCGGTAGGATACACTTGTGTTTGCTCGCCATAAGGAGGCTATCGAGAAGGGGAGGACCGTCTTCCGTTTGCCTACTAACGAATTGACACACTCCTCGAGCACTTATCAGTGTCCAggtcacggaggagagaggacggaccTTTGCCCAAACAAGAAAACCCCCTTGTGTTGCTATTCTCACTTCCAATCCAGTATGTATTTGAAGACGCTCCCTAGGAACAGCAGTGAACAGACATACTCCCTTTCCAATAAAGAAAAGTGCTGGTATGTAATATAGACACTGTAACATGAGTGTTAACATTATCTGTCCTTCTGCTCCATTGTATTGACCGCTGGTCCTGGACCAGTGTCAGATACTAACTGGTCTAAGAGacctgttcctctctcctctcctctctgttggcTCTCAAGTGTTTGTTTTCCTCTGGCTTTGTCCTCTGTCAACGCACAGACACTTGATCATATcaacagagacacacagggaaaGGACAGCATGTTAGAACAAGGGCAAGGAAATGCACATGAAAAATGATACACCTTGTACATtaaatatacaaaacattaggaacaccttcctaatattgagttgcacccccttttgccctcagaacagcctcaattcgtcggggcatagactctaccaggtgtcgaaagcgttccgcagggatgctggcccatgttgactccaatcctTCCCACAGTTATGTGAAGTTGGCCagatgggaaactgttgagcaggaaaaacccagcagcgttgcagttcttgacacaaacctgtgcgcctggtacctactaccataccccgttcaaaggcacttaaagcttttgtcttgcccattcaccatctgaatggcacacatacacaatccatgtcttaattgtctcgaggcttaaaaacccttctttaacctgtctcctcccctttatctacattgattgaagtggatttaacaagtgacatatataagggatcatagctttcacatggtcagtctatgtcatggaaagagcaggtgttcctaatgttttgtacactcagtgtatagcctATGCAGGTATGAATATCTTGATTTAGTAAAACACTTTTATACACTTGAATAAgatgtcacatttacatacatttataaAACTGTATACTATACAAATTCAAAGACAACCTTGCCCTATGtcaactgtacagtggggaaaaaaagtatttagtcagccaccaattgtgcaagttctcccacttaaaaagatgagagaggcctgtcattttcatcataggtacacgtcaactatgacagacaaattgagattattttttccagaaaatcacattgtaggatttgtaatgaatttatttgcaaattatggtggaaaataagtatttggtcacctacaaacaagcaagatttctgtctctcacagacctgtaacttcttctttaagaggctcctctgtcctccactcgttacctgtattaatggcacctgtttgaacttgttatcagtataaaagacacctgtccacaacctcaaacagtcacactccaaactccactatggccaagaccaaagagctgtcaaaggacaccagaaacaaaattgtagacctgcaccaggctgggaagactgaatctgcaataggtaagcagcttggtttgaagaaatcaactgtgggagcaattattaggaaatggaagacatacaagaccactgataatctccccttgatctggggctccacgcaagatctcacccgtggggtcaaaatgatcacaagaacggtgagcaaaaatcccagaaccacacggggggacctagtgaatgacctgcagagagctgggaccaaagttacaaagcctaccatcagtaacacactacgccgccagggactcaaatcctgcagtgcaagacgtgtccccctgcttaagccagtacatgtccaggcccatctgaagtttgctagagtgcatttggatgatccagaagaggattgggaaaatgtcatatggtcagatgaaaccaaaatagaactttttggtaaaaactcaactcgtcgtgtttggaggacaaagaatgctgagttgcatccaaagaacaccatacctactgtgaagcatgggggtggaaacatcatgctttggggctgtttttctgcaaagggaccaggacaactgatccgtgtaaaggaaagaatgaatggggccatgtatcgtgagattttgagtgaaaacctccttccatcagcaagggcattgaagatgaaacgtggctgggtctttcagcatgacaatgatcccaaacacaccgcccgggcaacgaaggagtggcttcgtaagaaacatttcaaggtcctggagtggcctagccagtctccagatctcaaccccatagaaaatctttggagggagttgaaagtctgtgttgcccagcgacagccctaaaacatcactgctctagaggagatctgcatggaggaataggccagcaacagtgtgtgaaaaccttgtgaagacttacagaaaacgtttgacctgtgtcattgccaacaaagggtatataacaaagtattgagaaacttttattattgaccaaatacttattttccaccataatttgcaaatacattcattaaaaatcctacaatgtgattttctggattttttttcctcattttgtctgtcatagttgatgtgtacctatgatgaaaattacaggcctctctcatctttttaagtgggagaacttgcacaattggtgactgactaaatacttttttcccccactgtatatctgtgacAAATGAAGTTATTTTAAAGCTGAAATCCGTAAAGGGGGAAACAGcacctttgttattgtttttgttttgttgatgaacTGAAAGAGAGAGGAGCATCCAGCATCTTGGTAAAGAAAAGCAACAttacatattctgctgttctaaTCGTGCGTCCTAGGGAAGAAACAGTGTTCATTGTTTGAAGTAATTGTTGTTGTAATATAGCAAAcagacgtggcagtttcaccaacTGTGGATTTCAGCTTTAAATCAGTCCATTTGAACATTTACTGCCTTATCTTTTCAACATGGTTTAAACTGAGAAgaatctctcctcc
This portion of the Coregonus clupeaformis isolate EN_2021a chromosome 24, ASM2061545v1, whole genome shotgun sequence genome encodes:
- the wdr6 gene encoding WD repeat-containing protein 6, translating into MMETAALVVPITALEFLREESLLTGEGPILTVYSLQSQPKAFTSLSVLLNYRIHGIRPKPQTGNRRTSDPEDDVVVFGGKAVRLLRLSAGGQRLELLGPLMELQDWALDVRWVSGEKGLLGVALAHNAALLLDPVEGRVLALCSCQEGCLLYTALLLGGTWEDSVLVGGTVFNQLVLWRPGVAQPDGKAPVERRLPGHSGVIFSLCYRRETGWLASASDDRSVRVWGVGDLGGAGGGCGDPSPTCLRVLYGHQARVFSVKLSPGRVYSAGEDGACLLWDWGGGGRVARTLKGHRSGGVRALAVSEGGEGRGRWVATGGADGGIRLWRVGGEEEKGEAEQGEAESLVDLGFQGRGVPKVVGVVGDGHWIQGRVVVNTDHGEVYLYEGGQWGLLWEGGPEFQSYCVMVVLKVRGWGAAASREGLCAVGSLSGGVQVFPLSQPGAGVLLRAGPGKVHSVLWVKGQAEGQRQGGYLLASGAEGLVHRWQVEVEMRDTGLALRVEPLSPLLLPPCAKRWLTAVVYLNRPQGALWVCGDRRGSLLLFEESEHHQEKKRGDGEEHEDEEIGREAHNGMVGSNDEKGDVIVREGGEEREASRAGLTLQPVSSLFGVHGKQGVTWVCEHRGLLYSAGRDGCVRVLRVGPEGLEVLRVQRACKGMEWLERVLLLDPQGSEEDQRVQEPEGTGSGKEARFVIVGFHSVHFVVWDPVRQERLLSVPCGGGHRSWCYCPHQDGLSTGQGALVFIKQGVVLASEPSGEAPSRAGSLGLRQGLHGRGVGCVCRLGVVGEAGEGHWEVLVTGGEDTSLTVLAVRPQTGAVRVLSVITDHISNVRTLTSVKRLDGRTDRGTDEQTATQSLSALLVSAGGRAQMQCYRLLIGENGQLGLPSCQVIQVASHRLDDQWERMRNRHKTVKMDAETRYMSIAVVDDGTESVLLALACSDGAVRLFSVSEVRGKFELLWESFHHQRCVLSIATCSLEDGQGNRCVFLFSAATDGRIAVWDMSTMANSEDKPHTVALAPTSPCLTVPAHQSGVNTLAVWEEGLGAGHTDGARITLASGGDDGQLSVALIRVQYLGEEVEGSRVYLQLQSQWSVALAHAAPLTALRMLSPGLLVSTSPDQRVCLWKLASTGLSQQGALISHVADAAGLEVWIGADAGVGSVCGDRGWVVVCGQGLQLLKVTDMEDGGNREDKTKRKRCVGGREEDKIT